A region from the Citrobacter telavivensis genome encodes:
- a CDS encoding metal-dependent hydrolase codes for MFLVDSHCHLDGLDYQSLHKDVDDVLAKAAARDVKFCLAVATTLPGYRGMRELVGQRDNVVFSCGVHPLNQDEPYDLEELRHLAADEGVVAMGETGLDYFYTPETKVRQQESFIQHIQIGRELNKPVIVHTRDARVDTLAILRHENVTDCGGVLHCFTEDRETAGKLLDLGFYISFSGIVTFRNAEQLRDAARYVPLDRLLVETDSPYLAPVPHRGKENQPAMVRDVAEYMAVLKGVAVEELAQITTDNFARLFHINASRLQSAS; via the coding sequence ATGTTTTTAGTCGACTCGCACTGCCATCTTGATGGCCTGGATTATCAATCTCTGCATAAGGATGTGGATGACGTGCTGGCGAAGGCGGCCGCGCGCGATGTGAAATTCTGTCTGGCGGTGGCAACGACGCTGCCGGGATACCGCGGCATGCGGGAACTGGTTGGTCAGCGCGATAACGTCGTTTTCTCCTGCGGCGTGCATCCGCTAAATCAGGACGAACCCTATGATCTGGAAGAACTGCGTCATCTGGCGGCTGACGAGGGCGTTGTGGCGATGGGAGAGACGGGGCTGGACTATTTTTATACCCCTGAGACAAAAGTGCGCCAGCAGGAGTCGTTCATTCAGCATATCCAGATCGGTCGTGAACTGAACAAGCCGGTTATCGTCCACACGCGCGATGCCCGCGTTGATACGCTGGCGATTCTTCGCCATGAAAACGTGACGGATTGTGGCGGCGTACTACACTGTTTTACAGAAGACAGAGAAACGGCGGGTAAACTACTGGATCTGGGCTTTTATATCTCCTTTTCCGGCATTGTGACCTTCCGTAATGCTGAACAGTTACGTGACGCCGCGCGGTATGTGCCGCTGGATCGACTGCTGGTGGAGACGGATTCCCCGTATCTCGCGCCGGTGCCGCATCGGGGGAAAGAGAACCAGCCTGCGATGGTTCGCGACGTGGCAGAATACATGGCCGTATTGAAAGGTGTGGCGGTTGAAGAACTGGCGCAGATAACCACCGACAACTTTGCCCGCCTGTTCCATATCAACGCTTCCCGTCTGCAGTCAGCCTCGTAG
- the holB gene encoding DNA polymerase III subunit delta' — translation MKWYPWLRPDFEKLVASYQAGRGHHALLIQALPGMGDDALIYALSRYLLCQQPEGHKSCGHCRGCQLMQAGTHPDYYSLFPEKGKNTLGIDAVREVSEKLYERARLGGAKVVWIPDAALMTDAAANALLKTLEEPPAQTWFFLASREPARLLATLRSRCRLHHLAPPAEQYAVSWLAREVTASQDALLTALRLSAGSPGAALTLLDAESWSQRDALCQALASSIPAGDWYSLLTVLNHEQAPARLHWQATLMMDALKRQHGATAMTNADAGQLIATIAGQLSQMRIQAILNAICHCREQLLNVTGINRELVLTDLLLQIEHYLQPGTVLPVPHL, via the coding sequence ATGAAATGGTATCCATGGTTACGACCTGATTTCGAAAAACTGGTAGCCAGCTATCAGGCGGGAAGGGGTCACCATGCGCTACTGATTCAGGCTTTACCGGGGATGGGCGACGACGCATTGATCTATGCGCTGAGCCGCTATCTGCTTTGCCAGCAACCGGAAGGGCACAAAAGCTGTGGTCACTGCCGTGGCTGCCAGTTGATGCAGGCAGGCACGCATCCGGATTACTATTCTCTGTTCCCTGAAAAAGGGAAAAACACGCTGGGCATTGATGCGGTACGTGAAGTGAGTGAAAAACTGTATGAGCGTGCGCGGCTGGGCGGAGCAAAAGTGGTCTGGATCCCGGATGCGGCACTGATGACGGATGCCGCTGCCAATGCGCTGCTTAAAACGCTGGAAGAACCGCCCGCGCAAACCTGGTTTTTTCTCGCCAGTCGTGAACCCGCGCGATTACTGGCGACACTGCGCAGCCGATGCCGTTTACACCATCTCGCGCCACCGGCGGAACAGTACGCGGTATCGTGGCTTGCGCGAGAAGTGACAGCGTCACAAGACGCGTTATTGACCGCGTTGCGCCTGAGCGCCGGTTCTCCGGGCGCGGCGCTGACATTACTGGACGCCGAAAGTTGGTCCCAGCGCGACGCGCTGTGTCAGGCGCTGGCAAGCAGCATCCCTGCGGGTGACTGGTATTCATTATTGACGGTGCTGAATCACGAACAGGCGCCTGCCAGACTACACTGGCAGGCGACATTAATGATGGATGCGCTTAAACGTCAGCACGGGGCCACCGCGATGACCAACGCGGATGCCGGGCAACTTATCGCCACGATTGCCGGCCAGTTGTCTCAGATGCGTATTCAGGCAATCCTTAACGCCATTTGCCACTGTCGCGAACAGCTGCTTAACGTGACCGGAATAAACCGTGAACTGGTGTTAACCGATCTTCTTCTGCAAATCGAACATTATCTGCAACCAGGCACCGTGTTGCCTGTTCCCCACCTGTAA
- a CDS encoding dTMP kinase, translated as MRSNYIVIEGLEGAGKTTAKNVVVETLEQLGIRDMVFTREPGGTQLAEKLRSLVLDIRSVGDETITVKAEVLMFYAARVQLVETVIKPALEEGKWVIGDRHDLSTQAYQGGGRGVDQQMLATLRDAVLGDFRPDLTLYLDVTPEVGLKRARARGELDRIEQESFDFFNRTRARYLDLAAQDPSIRTIDATQPLDTVMNDIRTTITEWVKEQGE; from the coding sequence ATGCGCAGTAATTATATCGTCATCGAGGGGCTGGAAGGCGCCGGAAAAACGACCGCAAAAAATGTTGTGGTTGAGACGCTTGAACAACTCGGTATTCGCGACATGGTTTTTACCCGCGAGCCGGGCGGTACACAGCTGGCAGAAAAACTGCGTAGCCTGGTGCTGGATATCCGTTCGGTCGGTGACGAAACCATTACCGTAAAGGCCGAAGTGCTGATGTTTTACGCCGCGCGCGTGCAACTGGTTGAAACGGTGATCAAACCTGCGCTCGAAGAGGGTAAATGGGTGATTGGCGACCGTCACGACCTGTCCACACAGGCGTATCAGGGCGGTGGGCGTGGGGTCGATCAGCAGATGCTGGCGACGCTGCGCGATGCCGTGTTGGGGGACTTTCGCCCGGATTTAACGCTTTACCTGGACGTCACGCCAGAGGTGGGTCTGAAACGCGCCCGTGCCCGCGGTGAACTGGACCGCATCGAACAGGAATCGTTTGATTTCTTCAATCGTACCCGCGCCCGCTATCTGGATCTCGCAGCCCAGGACCCCAGCATCCGGACAATTGATGCGACGCAACCGCTGGATACCGTGATGAACGATATCCGTACCACCATCACCGAGTGGGTGAAGGAGCAGGGCGAATGA
- the yceG gene encoding cell division protein YceG, with the protein MKKLFRVVLLLVVVLGIAAGAGMWKVRHLADSKILITEETIFTLKPGTGRLALGEQLYADRVINRPRVFQWLLRVEPDLSHFKAGTYRLMPGMSVREMLQLLESGKEAQFPLRLVEGMRLSDYLKQLRDAPYIKHTLSDDNYETVAKALGLENTEALEGWFWPDTWMYTANTTDIALLKRAHQKMVKAVEHIWEGRAEGLPYKDQNQLVTMASIIEKETAIASERDRVASVFINRLRVGMRLQTDPTVIYGMGERYNGKISRADLETPTAYNTYTITGLPPGPIAMPGEASLKAAAHPAKTPYLYFVADGKGGHTFNTNLASHNRSVQDYLKVLKEKNAQ; encoded by the coding sequence ATGAAAAAATTGTTTCGTGTTGTCCTTTTACTGGTTGTTGTATTGGGCATTGCCGCAGGCGCGGGAATGTGGAAAGTTCGCCATCTGGCGGACAGTAAAATCCTGATTACAGAAGAGACCATTTTTACCCTCAAACCGGGAACCGGTCGTCTGGCCCTGGGCGAGCAACTGTATGCGGATCGGGTCATTAATCGTCCTCGCGTGTTTCAATGGCTGCTACGGGTCGAGCCGGATCTTTCCCACTTTAAGGCGGGAACCTATCGTTTAATGCCGGGCATGAGCGTGCGCGAGATGCTGCAACTGCTGGAAAGCGGGAAAGAGGCACAGTTCCCGCTGCGACTGGTGGAAGGCATGCGGTTAAGTGATTATCTCAAGCAACTGCGAGACGCGCCGTACATCAAACACACTCTGAGTGATGATAACTACGAAACCGTCGCAAAAGCGCTGGGCCTGGAGAATACAGAGGCGCTGGAAGGTTGGTTCTGGCCTGATACCTGGATGTATACCGCCAACACCACAGATATTGCCTTGCTCAAGCGCGCGCATCAAAAGATGGTGAAGGCGGTTGAGCACATCTGGGAAGGGCGAGCGGAAGGGTTGCCCTATAAAGATCAAAATCAACTGGTAACGATGGCCTCGATCATTGAGAAAGAGACGGCCATTGCCAGTGAACGCGATCGGGTCGCCTCCGTCTTTATTAACCGCCTGCGCGTCGGGATGCGTCTGCAAACCGATCCTACCGTGATCTACGGGATGGGGGAGCGTTATAATGGCAAGATCTCGCGCGCGGACCTGGAGACGCCAACGGCCTATAATACCTACACTATCACCGGGCTCCCGCCAGGACCCATTGCGATGCCAGGTGAAGCCTCGTTGAAAGCGGCGGCGCACCCGGCTAAAACACCGTATCTCTATTTTGTGGCCGACGGTAAAGGCGGCCATACTTTTAATACTAATCTTGCCAGCCATAACCGGTCGGTGCAGGACTACCTGAAAGTGCTTAAGGAAAAAAATGCGCAGTAA
- the pabC gene encoding aminodeoxychorismate lyase yields MFLINGREQESLPASDRAIQFGDGCFTTARILDGAVSLLAAHLRRLQVACSTLQIAFDDWDALEREMTTLAAGHSRAVLKVIISRGSGGRGYSGANCHDSTRILSVFAYPQHYDLWREQGITLALSPVRLGRNPLLAGIKHLNRLEQVLIRSHLEQTDADEALVLDSEGWVTECCAANLFWRKDNVVYTPRLDQAGVNGIMRQFCIRKLAQSSFQVVETNAREEALQHADEMVVCNALMPIVPVRAYGANTLSSRALFEFLAPLCEHPN; encoded by the coding sequence ATGTTCTTGATCAATGGCCGTGAACAGGAATCTCTTCCCGCAAGCGATCGCGCTATCCAGTTTGGCGATGGTTGTTTTACTACTGCGCGTATTCTCGACGGCGCGGTTTCGCTGCTGGCGGCGCATCTGCGGCGTTTGCAGGTGGCCTGCTCGACATTGCAGATCGCCTTTGATGACTGGGACGCGCTTGAACGGGAAATGACCACGCTGGCCGCTGGTCATTCGCGCGCGGTTCTGAAGGTGATCATCAGTCGTGGCAGTGGGGGACGAGGATACAGCGGCGCGAATTGCCATGACAGCACCCGCATTCTCTCCGTCTTTGCGTATCCGCAACATTATGACCTCTGGCGCGAGCAAGGGATCACGCTCGCCTTAAGCCCGGTTCGTCTGGGTCGCAACCCTCTGCTCGCCGGTATTAAGCACCTGAACCGTCTCGAACAGGTGCTGATCCGCTCTCATCTTGAGCAGACGGACGCCGATGAGGCGCTGGTTCTTGACAGTGAGGGCTGGGTTACGGAATGCTGTGCGGCTAATTTATTCTGGCGAAAAGACAATGTGGTCTACACGCCGCGCCTCGATCAGGCGGGAGTGAACGGTATTATGCGACAATTCTGTATCCGGAAACTGGCACAATCGTCTTTTCAGGTTGTCGAAACGAATGCCCGCGAAGAAGCGCTGCAACATGCCGATGAAATGGTGGTCTGTAATGCGCTGATGCCGATCGTGCCCGTTCGGGCTTATGGCGCTAACACGTTGTCTTCACGTGCATTATTTGAGTTTCTGGCCCCATTGTGTGAGCATCCGAATTAG